The DNA segment CGGCGTCGACCATGGCGACCACCCGCCGAACCCCAGCGGAGCGAACCCGCTCCAGACAGTCCTCAGCGGCGACGGACGCGTACCCGAGCCCCCAGTGCGCCCGCCCCAGCCGCCACCCGATCTCGATCTCCCCGGCGGGCCCCCAGGCGTGCGGCCAGGGCTGGGCGCCGGTGAACCCGACGACGTCGCCGGAGGAGTCGAGGACGGACCACAGGCAGAACCCCAGCTCGGCGTCGTGCCGCCGCTGCCGGGCGGTGAGTTCCTCGTACACGGACAGCTCGGCGGGGCGCCCCCCGTGGAACCGCATGACCTCGGGATCGGCGAAGGCACGGTGCCAGGCGAAGGCGTCCTCGTCGGTGGGCACACGCAGCCGTACTACGGGGTGAGTTCGGTTCACGGGGCAGCCCTTCAGCCGGTTGATCAATTCTGCTGAATAGACTGCCCATGTCCAGTGCCCGTCGGCACGAAGATTCACCACCTTGGGGAGAACCCGCCGTGACTGAGCCCCTCTCCGACAACACCGCAGACGTGATC comes from the Streptomyces seoulensis genome and includes:
- a CDS encoding GNAT family N-acetyltransferase; translated protein: MNRTHPVVRLRVPTDEDAFAWHRAFADPEVMRFHGGRPAELSVYEELTARQRRHDAELGFCLWSVLDSSGDVVGFTGAQPWPHAWGPAGEIEIGWRLGRAHWGLGYASVAAEDCLERVRSAGVRRVVAMVDAENERSIAVTRRLGMRLSERFVTPLSERQGHCYSLEL